A stretch of the Leptospira kirschneri serovar Cynopteri str. 3522 CT genome encodes the following:
- a CDS encoding TIGR04388 family protein — translation METKLEKRYIIEKSYSFRTLVFSLLFSVFSPLYAPPVVVPNLNTPVFNATSMDQTFNVANGMQTVGNWDAFVFQGVSILQTQWEAQVQAQITMMVNSVTTSDHYASVQEYQIFVYNSLQSKASEQLIVWQTAVEAEILQERSQYLSQKYGANSSAVQNSTSQFQSQWDSFVSGNGLNLNTNGSLSQAVLNNGQQTLEGLEGQWWNDFQNNLQSGLQTYQQALAGLTEKYQNLINQINQTELQYQAHLAQIQQSQAGIKDQILSSLEGYQSYLNSNGLFWNTMSVVYDNSTGSYAQGSCPGGHVCVTYQYDSVTSQFYTAGNCPVGHVCANILYDNNTSSYVQASCPAGHICDGSQRESLTVRTGLNSDGRAFQSVINNVVNAMQDGFIMPAIFDYTTGTMISYNSNCMNTGTSCVKGLYDATSGGFVAGTTCAAGHTCYSAVVDNTNPAAMTGSYFANSCTVGDTRCVTCQAGHSCQVQDMEASFMYASSMMSNFLHNELLATQGALQSAINYQNGSGSSSYTYGQGVGSYDNSALSYQWGPSSFNHFSANVSQTTAAMTISELFDPSTTEGEGGLGKKIIQYITGQISQVEFANWIMNAYESNLTGAGSGLSGLGGLGPGMTISGISHADLRAFLNEDPTDPTAAGPHPNGGPNQYCPDPIGCYSGNIFAPDPGIYGANATFSERGYDFNRYIARELGVWAGVPFLVDIEHYQDYAWIELSFTVTNNNAYANVSTYQDLVLQLQSFEHDWMTNVMPSVTNWTAQVASYNAQYANWQTQMQTAITDAQNAYNSGVQDIQNQESSWLAQMGQLQQQAQSAFDAASNALKNGQGQGNYGQLTQQILAGLNKGQLQSNISNSTDTMQYGDGFSNILNNLDRNADRGIPNFSLLNSFGSSMSRAITGVSNLTLLSSTNNALMDNILGYMQGVAESMRNEKQFTQNGQQDLMEAHGLKTKTIKTRDKYSGEEISTTYVLDESGNIRMFKDEDGVEKQMTVGDWIQSDEGCGKNLMNGNCNQYIENKYDSVAISTDGKITAHRKIYNGTTTQCGADFAQSSSYCYNEDDRVITIAPPNPKALLLGRGASRLGDIFDGRDNGIGDLVNTTFQNVNTYLSSNKHTADLFHEVTTAQNLNDMNASIASQDVSNKVKIANLIVDYAQAVLYGGMSTSSWVTKQAQQAVQDVMATALVNTFDFSPEVASFLSGALMTREIARHEKSSFAVQNLGINHAIHEMAEALNRSDLKFLSVGDLFESINVGPNAEKLRAIQDWKDFKYQTYAFGIQEIGKANGLPPEASAAIGQAVVSHLRMQSVKEELGMRSGAYSLNAVGSVVRGVLNGIETLVAEIVGGIVLKGLAHISKEAGLTSHDYEHTYDKGVQQRIDILKHREGKEIIRQAAANDVAAYGAIVKAVGDDLHLDPAVTENWVKMTTEFVSRKQAESELHHRNGFWGGKGAIPVVTWVDNTIFNGAITTLLAKAVKGVTTTVGDIGHFISPKSDSFRHSMYQQGNSFYNDMTSTDVKARAQQGIINKAHIETEMRNQLFDMIGETLLPGDKEAAHNLGLLLKNHIDQKEAKKAAREQRLKDAQMIVQVAAAAAALINGLISTATLGVRTPITGYVSYTKHQNANLLTGQHEVKGGWGGGFSANIAGAKSLPLGEAMKAFAAAMKMSNLSLGMSYNADAGLGMNINTNFTNKLGLGLDYNFKSGDYTASASYDFDEIGDKKWANANIGISASKNGHAGISVSYNNDSNTLVPQALRGGGATLDFGNDGLIGLSVQGVRGATIGTLTYDTNTHGFQPLSLNYNFQNEFNQGRAAESAAYNHQKGQMEILRNELGLGTNMDKPLFTDAEIDKALPKDEHGNIDMEKANPEKLLEKWNAYKEARSKTPEGLQKWKDEVSRAGERSGIEVRFNDGKSATTTFGKFVTGLVGDVAQSFGFANDGSKMVDEQGVFHLDTCFVAGTSIRMDSGFKAIEDVKIGDVIRSWNENTNTFENKRVTETFVHEVPQLFFLELDGEEEIHTTWNHPFRRKTQNTQEVQPFDLRGVERSFTTHEHVMNPGGTVLEKRDADSSEVQSSVLSPLSSEWVKVEDLRLRDQVLRSDGSWGTVTGIYYYNTESTKVYNLEVEDNHTYIVGGSETGKGYVVHNYIVDQKDKFLSEAEVKKAYADHKKMGEKAEIKWGDKTYKKVNGEGDGVAVFVRDYDEKGTKEYIRITKDGLIEQKIKWKGQLGEFMADTLSGEKTKYFNTRGEEVFLQPTKLTQNAVGDQKPSLRIPSETKTLDHTVAENLRRGEGQGTREISWNNNTYKKQINERTGAVSYTREYSRGVKEEIRITHDNHIEQKLSWTDQFGFGKKEEKVVVFEANGNERKFKEKILLPKKEIELTQMQKAIHTFTNDLASDKHFNNEDKAKASELREKLFNAPVKDRTKLLDELKKLKIESYVRENKLVNELEADDRAKLLTNLNKIYSGSKDVGEASNIVSNLLQKAAGGMTESSFPNQTEFDKKINQGLRTAKNEAKIMIENQKDAFRKKFDSEMVYDKNGNFDIKYSKQDPEYVGFDGISELTEYNSSNQNKSNNYTTMKEGKAGLTGKLHDTVDMMRQELKEGTYYYQEELNSAVKNKQTLDDLQTLLKSKEKGISESITSLSSEISKLKKDKNADPNVLTQKVTDLENRKQSLSAIKDQIVDTGSLLKKADSQISYFESRKATFEESKKWFNDKNNTIDTTKGIASGICYAWSDYAMLKSNNLEKRPFDVWYREQVKKGNLSFSTTQAGGAGVFYGKIEATGDGLLAGYEVDYISNKVNEKDAWNDKVWQPMNYSDTMKTLKDQGIKTFKVWIDKTEYSKGKINGTYDQGGQHYFIVAWDESKGKFMMMDHNNNSVYHEKPLTEDYFKQIRKITYIKPKGIK, via the coding sequence ATGGAAACTAAATTAGAAAAAAGATATATAATAGAAAAAAGTTACAGTTTTAGGACTTTGGTTTTTAGTCTTCTTTTTTCGGTTTTTAGTCCGTTATACGCCCCGCCGGTGGTGGTTCCTAATTTAAACACTCCTGTTTTTAACGCTACGTCCATGGACCAGACTTTTAATGTCGCCAATGGAATGCAGACGGTAGGAAATTGGGACGCGTTTGTGTTTCAGGGTGTGAGTATTTTACAAACTCAGTGGGAAGCACAGGTGCAAGCTCAGATCACTATGATGGTGAACTCGGTTACTACAAGTGATCACTACGCTTCTGTTCAAGAATATCAAATTTTCGTTTATAACTCTTTACAAAGTAAGGCGTCGGAACAACTGATCGTATGGCAGACGGCGGTTGAAGCGGAGATCTTACAAGAAAGAAGTCAGTATTTGTCTCAGAAATATGGAGCGAACTCCAGTGCGGTTCAGAACTCGACTTCACAGTTTCAGAGTCAATGGGATTCTTTTGTAAGCGGTAATGGACTGAACTTAAATACGAACGGTTCTTTGAGCCAGGCGGTTTTAAATAACGGTCAACAAACCTTAGAAGGTTTAGAAGGTCAGTGGTGGAACGACTTTCAAAATAACTTACAAAGCGGTTTACAAACTTATCAACAAGCTCTTGCTGGACTGACAGAAAAATACCAGAACTTAATCAATCAAATCAATCAGACGGAGCTTCAGTATCAGGCTCATTTGGCTCAGATACAACAATCTCAAGCTGGAATTAAAGATCAGATCTTGTCTAGTTTAGAAGGATACCAGTCTTATTTAAACTCGAACGGTTTATTTTGGAACACGATGAGCGTTGTCTATGATAATAGTACAGGTAGTTACGCTCAAGGAAGTTGTCCTGGTGGTCACGTTTGTGTTACCTATCAATACGATTCGGTTACGAGCCAGTTTTATACCGCTGGAAATTGTCCGGTAGGTCACGTTTGCGCCAACATATTATATGATAATAATACTAGCAGTTATGTTCAAGCGAGTTGTCCTGCGGGACATATCTGCGACGGAAGTCAAAGAGAAAGCTTAACGGTTAGAACCGGTTTAAACTCTGACGGTAGAGCGTTTCAGAGCGTGATCAATAACGTTGTGAATGCGATGCAGGACGGTTTTATTATGCCTGCTATTTTTGATTATACTACTGGCACGATGATCAGCTACAATTCTAACTGTATGAATACAGGAACGAGTTGTGTAAAGGGTTTGTATGACGCCACGAGTGGTGGTTTTGTAGCGGGGACAACTTGTGCTGCCGGTCATACTTGTTACAGTGCAGTGGTTGATAATACTAACCCGGCGGCTATGACCGGTTCTTATTTTGCAAATAGTTGTACTGTGGGGGATACACGTTGTGTGACTTGTCAGGCTGGACATTCTTGCCAGGTGCAAGATATGGAAGCGAGTTTTATGTATGCGTCTAGCATGATGAGTAACTTTTTACACAATGAGTTGTTAGCAACTCAAGGTGCGTTACAAAGCGCGATCAACTATCAGAATGGTAGCGGAAGTTCTTCTTATACATACGGTCAAGGAGTTGGTAGTTACGACAATAGTGCTCTGAGTTATCAGTGGGGACCTTCAAGTTTTAATCATTTTAGCGCGAATGTTAGTCAGACTACGGCGGCAATGACCATCTCAGAACTTTTTGATCCATCCACAACAGAAGGAGAAGGAGGGCTGGGTAAAAAGATCATACAATACATTACTGGTCAGATTTCTCAGGTTGAGTTTGCAAACTGGATTATGAATGCGTATGAAAGTAATTTAACTGGAGCAGGGTCGGGGCTTTCCGGACTAGGTGGATTAGGTCCAGGAATGACGATCAGTGGAATTTCTCATGCGGACTTAAGAGCGTTTTTAAACGAGGATCCCACAGATCCCACCGCTGCGGGTCCACATCCAAACGGAGGACCGAACCAATATTGTCCGGATCCAATAGGATGTTATTCTGGAAATATTTTTGCACCGGACCCGGGAATTTACGGAGCGAATGCGACGTTTTCTGAAAGAGGTTATGATTTTAACCGTTATATAGCCAGAGAATTGGGAGTTTGGGCGGGTGTTCCGTTTTTAGTGGATATTGAACACTATCAAGACTATGCTTGGATAGAATTATCTTTTACGGTAACGAATAACAACGCGTATGCGAACGTATCCACTTATCAAGACTTAGTGTTACAATTACAAAGTTTTGAACATGACTGGATGACAAACGTTATGCCTTCGGTTACGAACTGGACGGCTCAGGTAGCTTCGTATAACGCTCAGTATGCGAACTGGCAAACACAAATGCAGACCGCCATAACGGATGCACAAAACGCATACAATTCAGGAGTTCAGGATATACAAAATCAAGAATCGAGTTGGTTGGCGCAGATGGGTCAATTACAACAACAGGCTCAAAGCGCTTTTGACGCCGCTTCCAACGCTTTGAAAAACGGTCAAGGGCAAGGTAACTACGGACAGTTGACTCAGCAGATTTTGGCGGGTTTGAACAAAGGACAGTTACAATCGAATATATCCAATTCGACGGACACGATGCAGTATGGCGATGGATTTTCTAATATTCTAAATAACTTAGATAGAAACGCAGATAGAGGAATTCCTAATTTTTCATTGTTGAATTCGTTCGGATCGAGTATGAGCAGGGCGATTACGGGAGTTTCGAATTTGACTTTGTTGTCCTCAACTAACAACGCTTTGATGGACAACATTTTAGGCTACATGCAGGGAGTAGCCGAGTCTATGCGGAATGAGAAGCAGTTTACCCAAAACGGTCAACAAGATCTGATGGAAGCGCACGGACTCAAAACTAAAACCATTAAAACCAGGGACAAGTATTCCGGGGAAGAGATAAGCACCACATACGTGTTAGACGAAAGCGGAAATATCCGTATGTTTAAAGACGAGGACGGAGTAGAAAAACAAATGACCGTTGGGGATTGGATCCAAAGCGACGAAGGCTGCGGAAAAAATTTAATGAACGGCAACTGTAATCAATACATAGAAAACAAATATGATAGTGTTGCAATTAGCACCGACGGAAAAATTACCGCACACAGAAAAATTTATAACGGCACCACAACTCAGTGTGGTGCGGATTTTGCACAATCAAGTTCGTACTGTTATAACGAAGACGATAGGGTAATTACAATTGCACCACCAAATCCAAAAGCACTTTTGTTAGGAAGAGGTGCGTCCAGGTTAGGTGACATTTTTGACGGAAGAGACAACGGGATCGGAGATTTAGTCAATACAACATTCCAAAATGTAAATACGTATTTATCGTCTAACAAACATACTGCGGACTTGTTCCACGAAGTGACCACGGCGCAAAACCTGAACGATATGAACGCTTCGATAGCGTCACAAGACGTGAGCAACAAAGTAAAAATTGCGAACTTGATCGTAGATTACGCACAGGCGGTGTTATACGGCGGAATGTCGACCAGTTCTTGGGTGACAAAACAAGCACAACAAGCGGTGCAAGACGTAATGGCAACGGCGCTTGTAAACACGTTTGATTTTTCTCCGGAAGTGGCGTCGTTTTTGTCCGGCGCTCTTATGACACGAGAAATAGCACGACATGAAAAAAGTTCCTTTGCGGTTCAAAACTTAGGAATTAACCATGCGATCCATGAAATGGCGGAAGCTCTTAACAGGTCCGATCTTAAATTCTTAAGCGTCGGTGATCTATTCGAATCGATTAATGTAGGTCCGAACGCTGAAAAGTTACGCGCCATTCAAGACTGGAAAGACTTTAAATATCAAACGTATGCTTTTGGAATTCAAGAAATTGGAAAAGCAAACGGGTTACCACCGGAGGCCTCAGCTGCGATCGGTCAAGCGGTGGTTAGCCATTTGAGAATGCAGTCGGTTAAAGAAGAATTGGGGATGCGATCCGGAGCGTATTCTTTGAATGCGGTTGGGAGTGTAGTTCGTGGAGTTTTGAACGGAATCGAAACTCTGGTTGCTGAAATAGTGGGCGGAATTGTGCTGAAAGGATTGGCACACATATCTAAAGAAGCAGGGCTCACGAGCCATGACTACGAACATACCTACGATAAAGGTGTACAACAAAGGATTGATATATTAAAACATAGAGAAGGGAAGGAAATTATCAGACAAGCCGCCGCCAACGACGTGGCTGCTTACGGAGCGATCGTGAAAGCGGTCGGAGACGATCTGCATCTGGATCCGGCGGTTACGGAAAATTGGGTGAAGATGACGACTGAGTTTGTGTCTCGCAAACAAGCAGAGAGTGAGCTGCATCATAGAAACGGTTTTTGGGGCGGTAAGGGAGCGATACCGGTTGTAACCTGGGTAGATAATACGATATTTAACGGAGCGATTACGACACTACTTGCTAAAGCCGTAAAAGGAGTAACCACAACGGTAGGAGATATAGGGCATTTTATTTCTCCGAAGAGTGATAGCTTTCGTCACTCGATGTATCAACAAGGTAATAGTTTTTACAATGATATGACGTCAACCGACGTCAAAGCTAGAGCACAACAAGGTATCATTAACAAAGCGCATATAGAAACGGAGATGCGTAACCAGTTGTTTGATATGATTGGAGAGACGTTACTACCTGGAGACAAAGAAGCAGCGCATAACTTAGGTTTATTATTAAAAAATCATATAGACCAGAAAGAAGCGAAGAAAGCGGCGAGAGAACAAAGACTCAAAGACGCGCAAATGATAGTCCAAGTAGCGGCGGCAGCAGCAGCGCTTATAAACGGACTGATTTCGACCGCAACGCTGGGAGTCAGAACCCCGATAACAGGCTACGTAAGTTATACAAAACACCAGAACGCAAACTTGTTAACTGGCCAACATGAAGTAAAAGGCGGTTGGGGAGGCGGTTTTAGTGCAAACATTGCAGGAGCCAAATCATTACCGTTAGGTGAAGCGATGAAAGCATTTGCCGCTGCGATGAAGATGAGTAACTTAAGTTTAGGAATGAGTTACAACGCTGACGCCGGTTTGGGAATGAACATAAATACAAATTTTACGAACAAACTTGGACTTGGTTTAGACTACAACTTTAAGAGTGGAGATTACACAGCAAGCGCGAGCTATGACTTTGACGAGATAGGGGACAAGAAGTGGGCGAATGCGAACATAGGGATCTCAGCGAGTAAGAATGGCCATGCAGGTATATCGGTGTCCTACAACAACGATAGCAATACACTGGTACCGCAAGCGTTACGAGGTGGCGGAGCGACATTAGATTTTGGTAATGATGGATTGATCGGCTTAAGCGTCCAAGGGGTTCGAGGAGCGACGATCGGAACGCTGACGTATGATACGAACACACATGGCTTCCAGCCACTATCATTGAATTACAATTTTCAGAACGAGTTTAACCAGGGTCGAGCAGCAGAGAGTGCGGCGTATAATCATCAAAAGGGTCAGATGGAAATCTTGCGCAATGAACTGGGTTTAGGTACTAATATGGACAAACCATTGTTTACAGATGCAGAGATAGACAAAGCACTACCGAAAGATGAACATGGTAACATCGATATGGAGAAGGCCAACCCAGAGAAGTTATTAGAGAAGTGGAATGCTTACAAAGAGGCAAGGTCAAAGACTCCAGAAGGTTTACAGAAGTGGAAGGACGAAGTAAGTAGGGCCGGAGAGAGAAGTGGAATAGAGGTAAGATTTAACGACGGAAAGAGTGCGACAACGACATTTGGTAAGTTTGTAACTGGTTTGGTTGGAGACGTAGCTCAGAGTTTTGGATTTGCAAACGACGGTAGTAAGATGGTTGATGAACAGGGAGTTTTTCACTTAGACACCTGTTTTGTTGCCGGAACAAGTATTCGGATGGATTCGGGTTTCAAGGCGATTGAAGACGTAAAAATCGGCGATGTAATACGTTCTTGGAACGAGAATACAAATACTTTTGAGAACAAGAGAGTAACAGAGACTTTCGTACATGAGGTTCCACAGCTCTTTTTTCTAGAGTTAGATGGCGAAGAAGAAATCCATACGACATGGAACCACCCTTTTAGACGTAAGACGCAGAATACACAAGAAGTTCAACCGTTTGATTTGAGAGGAGTAGAAAGAAGTTTTACAACTCATGAACATGTAATGAATCCAGGTGGAACTGTATTAGAAAAACGAGATGCAGATTCAAGCGAGGTTCAGTCTTCTGTCCTCAGCCCTCTGTCCTCTGAATGGGTGAAGGTAGAGGACCTACGTTTAAGAGATCAAGTATTAAGATCCGACGGAAGTTGGGGAACTGTAACAGGAATCTATTATTACAACACAGAATCCACTAAAGTTTACAACTTAGAAGTAGAAGACAATCATACTTACATTGTGGGTGGAAGTGAGACCGGTAAAGGTTATGTAGTTCACAACTATATTGTAGATCAGAAAGATAAATTCCTTTCTGAAGCTGAAGTAAAGAAAGCCTATGCAGATCACAAGAAGATGGGCGAGAAAGCAGAAATCAAATGGGGTGACAAGACTTACAAGAAAGTTAATGGAGAAGGAGACGGAGTCGCTGTATTTGTAAGAGACTACGACGAGAAGGGAACAAAAGAATATATTCGGATTACGAAAGACGGTTTGATAGAACAAAAGATCAAGTGGAAAGGCCAGTTAGGTGAGTTTATGGCAGACACTTTGAGCGGAGAGAAAACAAAATACTTCAATACGAGAGGAGAAGAAGTGTTCTTACAACCAACGAAGTTGACGCAAAATGCTGTAGGAGATCAAAAGCCATCACTTCGTATTCCGTCTGAAACCAAAACGTTGGATCATACGGTAGCAGAAAATCTTCGTAGAGGGGAAGGACAAGGTACAAGGGAAATATCTTGGAATAACAATACATACAAAAAACAAATAAATGAGAGAACCGGAGCAGTAAGTTATACTCGGGAATACAGTCGAGGAGTTAAAGAAGAGATTCGGATAACACACGACAATCATATCGAACAAAAACTAAGTTGGACTGATCAATTTGGTTTTGGTAAAAAAGAGGAAAAGGTAGTAGTATTCGAAGCGAACGGAAACGAAAGAAAATTCAAAGAGAAAATACTACTTCCAAAAAAGGAAATAGAATTAACGCAGATGCAGAAGGCTATACATACTTTTACAAACGACCTCGCTTCTGATAAACACTTTAACAATGAGGATAAAGCAAAAGCGAGCGAGTTGAGAGAAAAGTTGTTTAATGCTCCAGTAAAAGACAGAACTAAACTTTTGGACGAATTGAAAAAACTTAAGATAGAGTCCTATGTTCGTGAGAACAAGCTGGTCAACGAACTTGAAGCGGATGATCGGGCAAAATTGCTTACCAATCTAAACAAGATTTATAGCGGATCAAAGGATGTAGGTGAAGCGAGCAATATAGTCTCGAATCTACTTCAAAAAGCCGCTGGTGGTATGACAGAAAGTTCTTTTCCAAATCAGACTGAATTCGACAAGAAGATCAATCAAGGATTACGAACTGCCAAGAATGAAGCTAAGATCATGATTGAAAATCAAAAGGACGCGTTCCGTAAAAAGTTTGATTCGGAAATGGTGTATGACAAGAACGGGAATTTCGATATTAAATATTCGAAACAAGATCCTGAATACGTAGGTTTTGATGGAATATCTGAATTAACGGAATACAATAGTTCAAATCAGAACAAATCGAATAACTATACCACGATGAAAGAGGGAAAGGCCGGGTTGACTGGTAAACTTCACGATACGGTAGATATGATGCGTCAAGAGTTGAAAGAAGGGACGTATTACTATCAAGAGGAATTAAATTCCGCAGTGAAGAACAAGCAGACCTTAGATGATCTGCAAACTTTGCTCAAATCGAAAGAGAAAGGAATTTCGGAATCAATCACTTCTTTGTCATCGGAGATTTCGAAGCTGAAGAAAGATAAGAATGCAGATCCGAATGTGTTAACGCAAAAAGTAACCGATTTAGAAAATAGAAAACAATCTTTATCGGCAATTAAGGACCAGATTGTTGATACGGGGTCTTTGTTGAAGAAAGCGGATTCACAGATTTCTTATTTCGAAAGTCGGAAAGCGACGTTTGAGGAATCAAAGAAATGGTTTAACGACAAGAATAATACGATTGATACAACGAAAGGGATCGCAAGTGGAATTTGTTACGCTTGGAGCGATTACGCGATGCTAAAGTCAAACAATTTGGAGAAACGTCCGTTTGACGTATGGTATCGTGAACAAGTGAAGAAAGGAAATCTTTCTTTCTCAACGACGCAGGCCGGTGGTGCAGGTGTATTTTATGGAAAGATAGAAGCAACCGGAGACGGTTTGTTAGCTGGATATGAGGTTGATTATATCAGTAATAAGGTAAATGAAAAAGACGCTTGGAATGATAAAGTTTGGCAGCCGATGAACTATTCTGATACGATGAAGACTTTGAAGGATCAGGGAATCAAAACGTTTAAGGTTTGGATAGACAAAACGGAATATTCAAAAGGTAAAATCAATGGAACTTATGACCAAGGTGGACAACATTATTTTATTGTTGCTTGGGATGAATCCAAAGGTAAATTTATGATGATGGATCACAATAACAATAGTGTTTATCATGAAAAGCCTTTAACAGAAGATTACTTTAAACAGATTCGTAAAATTACGTATATCAAACCGAAGGGGATAAAATGA
- a CDS encoding Ig domain-containing protein: MKRIGKVFFNLCLLLIWNRKPVQSNFKFLRIVCWVVFSFVVFNCDNQEKGGEDLLIALIGTSRPPASLGNSTDTNAPTVTFQYSDTGGSILNRSYPVLVSNMFLTPAITQDPNTSLEFKSFSISPNLPAGVFFDSFTGWITGTPTVAVSSSEYTISLNYSIRNNKDRKLYQDQSTTAKISFSTNYDPTLTYSFLQPGNNILSLGVGITYLPTVNGFGSGTITYSISPATLPAGLNFNTNNGTIFGTPTTVTGSTNYTITATNVNASDSVSFSLQVAIGQITALSYPSCSSQCTFPTNSPIASMNPSYTPNIPNQISSWSISPALPAGLSFNTSTGVISGTPTSVSDPATTYTVTATNSAGSRQTTFTLATRNVVFGYFTPVTGYTQPMPGLNRFSTSIIPSNPSPLSGSPITSFTITPTLPAGLFWDSSTGNISGYPVSTNSGNYTVTATTTAGGSSSTSIFISIGNGESKCYYAGTVDGCTFAAPYSCGVSNLCYTSLSSCINSPECVE; this comes from the coding sequence ATGAAAAGAATTGGAAAAGTATTTTTTAACTTATGTTTGTTGTTAATTTGGAATCGTAAACCGGTTCAATCGAATTTTAAGTTTTTACGGATCGTATGTTGGGTTGTATTTAGTTTTGTAGTTTTTAATTGTGATAACCAAGAGAAGGGAGGAGAAGACTTATTGATAGCGCTCATCGGCACGAGCCGCCCGCCTGCATCTCTTGGAAACAGTACGGACACAAATGCGCCGACCGTTACGTTTCAATATTCGGATACGGGAGGTTCCATCCTCAATCGATCTTATCCAGTATTGGTCAGTAATATGTTTTTAACCCCAGCTATAACCCAAGACCCAAATACCTCTTTGGAATTTAAGTCCTTTTCGATTTCTCCTAACCTTCCGGCGGGTGTTTTTTTTGATTCTTTTACTGGATGGATTACCGGAACTCCTACGGTAGCGGTTTCAAGTTCAGAATATACAATTTCTTTAAATTACAGTATTCGCAATAATAAGGATAGAAAACTTTATCAAGATCAGAGCACAACCGCCAAAATTTCCTTTTCGACAAACTATGATCCTACTTTGACCTACAGTTTCCTTCAACCTGGGAATAACATTTTGTCTTTGGGTGTCGGGATTACCTATTTGCCTACAGTAAACGGATTTGGAAGTGGAACGATCACGTATTCCATTTCTCCTGCGACACTTCCAGCGGGATTGAATTTTAACACTAACAACGGAACTATTTTTGGAACTCCGACAACGGTAACTGGTTCTACGAATTATACTATAACGGCCACAAATGTGAACGCTTCCGATTCGGTTTCGTTTTCTTTGCAAGTTGCCATTGGACAAATCACGGCTTTGTCTTATCCGTCTTGTAGTAGTCAGTGCACATTTCCAACTAACTCACCGATTGCTTCCATGAACCCAAGTTATACTCCGAATATTCCAAATCAGATTAGTTCTTGGTCTATTAGTCCGGCTCTTCCAGCGGGGCTTAGTTTTAACACAAGCACGGGAGTTATATCCGGAACACCTACATCGGTTTCGGATCCGGCGACGACGTATACCGTAACGGCCACCAACTCTGCCGGTTCAAGACAAACCACTTTTACGCTCGCGACTAGAAACGTAGTATTTGGGTATTTTACTCCTGTGACCGGATACACTCAGCCTATGCCCGGCCTGAATCGGTTTTCGACTTCGATCATTCCAAGTAATCCAAGTCCACTGTCAGGAAGTCCGATCACTTCGTTTACGATTACGCCAACTTTACCTGCGGGTCTTTTTTGGGATTCTTCGACTGGAAATATTTCAGGATACCCGGTTTCCACTAACAGCGGGAATTATACGGTTACTGCAACTACTACCGCGGGCGGTAGTAGTTCTACTTCGATTTTTATCAGTATCGGAAACGGAGAAAGTAAATGTTATTACGCGGGGACCGTTGACGGATGTACTTTTGCGGCGCCCTATAGTTGCGGAGTATCTAACTTGTGTTACACTTCTTTAAGCTCGTGTATCAATAGTCCCGAATGTGTGGAATAG
- a CDS encoding DUF1566 domain-containing protein has protein sequence MKIRKLYVSVFCFMWILTVQIQADAPPTRFEDKTDGTVLDKRTGLIWQICAAGLGSHNGSGRSTCGMSSGNLSGNADQHHWGDALRYCNGSLTKKPPVLPAGKTWRLPNINELKSIVDRSQLNPAMDTSVLIAGGDYYWSSTTTNTNYANAWTVNFLYGSAYVTSTKDWGYYVRCVAGP, from the coding sequence ATGAAAATTAGAAAGTTATATGTTTCCGTGTTTTGTTTTATGTGGATATTGACCGTACAAATTCAAGCGGATGCTCCTCCTACTCGATTTGAAGATAAAACGGACGGAACCGTTTTAGATAAAAGAACGGGGCTGATTTGGCAGATTTGTGCTGCTGGATTAGGTTCGCATAACGGTTCTGGTAGATCGACTTGTGGGATGTCTAGTGGAAATTTGTCTGGTAATGCGGATCAGCACCATTGGGGAGATGCATTGAGATATTGTAATGGGTCCTTGACGAAAAAACCACCGGTTTTGCCAGCAGGTAAAACATGGAGACTTCCGAATATCAACGAATTAAAGAGTATAGTGGATAGATCGCAATTAAATCCTGCAATGGATACAAGTGTATTGATTGCTGGAGGAGATTATTATTGGTCTTCTACTACAACTAATACGAATTATGCGAACGCTTGGACCGTAAACTTTTTATACGGTAGTGCATACGTGACTTCTACCAAGGACTGGGGTTATTATGTGCGATGTGTTGCTGGACCTTGA